The following nucleotide sequence is from Psychroserpens sp. Hel_I_66.
TATACCCAAAATAACGCCAAACATCAAATACTCTATCACTGAAATAGATTTACTCAAATTAACAGCGCTCACCTGCTCCTGATGCCTGCCATAATATCTTATTAAAATAAAAAAGCAAAAAGCAAACGACCAGAATAAAATCGAATAGAAAAAGAGTTTAAAAAATTGTTTTAGGGCGAATATCACGAGTTATTTATTTATTGTTGGTATCTGAAATTTCATTAATCGCAAGCTTGAACTCTGTCCAATCAATTAATTCATCACCATCCTTATCATATCCTTCTATAAGTTTACCAGCTACCATTCCTCTTATAAAGCCACTTATCTCTGCCTGTTTTAAAAGTTCCTTAATTTCAGATTTGGATAATTTACCATCGCTATTTTCGTCAAAAAACGCGAAAGCAGCCTCAGGAGTTTTAAAATGGTTTGTGATTAGAATCTGGATTTTGTTTAAAATGATTTCTTTTGTTGCCATCGTATTAATTTTAGCATTAAAATTAAATAAAACAAGCCATTTAAATTGATTCAAATGACTTTATTATTACTTTATAATCTTATTTTTAATTAGTTTACCAAACATACTTTTTAAAAATGGAAGTTTTTTATTTCTACTTTTTGAAGGATTGATATAAAACTATATTTAAAAATATCTCTTTGCTACCAGAAAAAAAAAGGCGCATCACTGCGCCCTTTTTCCCAAGTTATGATTATCCCTAAAATTTAATCACTCTTTTCGAAATTTCGCCAAATTCCGATTTTATTTTTATAAGATACATTCCGTTGCTTAAACTTGAAATGTTCATTGTATTTAAAGTTTGTTCGCAAGTTTTACTTAACAGCAATCTTCCATTAATATCGTAAACCGAAATTTGGAAATCAGCTTCCAAAGCATTGGATATATTAAGTAAACCGTTTGTTGGATTTGGATAAACACGAATATTACTAAATAATTCATTTTCCTCAACACCCAAAGTTTCTTCAACATTTACTACTATTTCTTCGCGTTCACTTTCGCAATTATTAATATTTGTGCTAGATACCCAATAGGATGTTGAACCTATTGTTGAAGTATCTGGTATTGGTGCTGTTGTTGTGCCTGTACCACCAGTTGCTGTAGTATACCATAGTAACCCTGAACCATTTGCTCCTGTTGTAGCTGTTAATTGTGCTGCAGTATCACCTTGATTATAGATTACTGGTGTAGAAACTGAAGCTTCAGAAGGAATTATTGTACCTGTTGTTACTGGAGAACCAGCAACCCAATTTGAAGTTGTTCCTGTTATCAAAATTAGTTAAAGTTCCGTTATTTGCATTGGCACTAGCATCTGCTAGAGTTAATACACTCGTATTTCCCGATGCATCGCTTCCTTGGTTAAATTTATAGTAGACTACTAACCCAGTTTCAGAACCTTGTAATTCACAATTTTTTGAACCCTTAATTTGTTCTGCTGTTCTTGGAACATTCCAAATGCGAACCTCATCTATAGAACCGCTAAAATATTCAGAATTCAAAGTTCTACCAATGGTTACATTACTTGTGTTAGTTAAATTATGTGAAGAAGCAGTAGGAGTGTCTGAACCTATTAAAACTCCATCAACATAAATACTTCTTGTTGTTCCATCATAGGTTGCTGCCACATGATACCATGTATTAGTTATAAAAGTGTATGGAATAAACAAATCATTTGCCCACCAATAATTAACTAAACCAGTTGTAGTAAGTCGAAAAGCATTTGTTTTATTTGTAATACCATAATCTCCCCATCCAACAATACCTCTGTCTCCTATTTGAGATGGATTTATCATTGCTTCAATGGTATAGTTTGAATTTCCACTTGGAATATTGGTTGGGGTTGTAGATAAAGGAACATAATCATTAACTCCATCAAAATTTAAATGTGTTGCAGGTAACACCACTGCAACTATAATTTCTGTTCTTTCACTCTCACAACCATTGGCGTTAGTACTTGATACCCAATAAGACGTTGACCCAACTGTTGCTGTATCTGGTGTAGGTGCTGTTGTAGAACCTGTATCACCAGTTGCTGATGTGTACCATAACAATCCTGTACCGTTTGTACCTATTGAAGCTGTTAGGGCTTGGGCTATATCACCTTGAGTATAAATAACTGCTGTAGTTACTGTTGCTTCGGAAGGAATTATTGAACCTGTTGTTACTGGAGAACCAGCTAACCAGTTTGAACTCGAACCTGATAATGCAAAATTTGTTAATGTTGCATCATTAACATTGGTAGTAGCATTTGTTAATGAACTAATACTTGGGTTTGCTACTTCAGCATAACCTTGATTAAAATTATAGTAGGCTACTAATCCCGTTTCATTACCTTGTAATTCACAATTTTTACTTGCGCTAATTTGTTCTGCTGTTCTAGCAACATTCCAAATACGTACATCATCTAAATTACCATTGGTATATTCACTAAAGCCTGGTAAATTTCCTAGATTCCCAACACTTCCTGAAAAAACAGGAAGATTTACATCTGCAGCTGGGCGGGAGTTTTGTAAAACACCATCCAGATAAGTTGCGAAAACATCATTCTTTTTCCATACACATGCGACATGATGCCATGTATTGTCTTCAACTTCTGATGTAGTTCCTATTTCTAAGCCATTAACACCTCCATCTGTAGAAACTATAAATTGAGGATTTCCTCCACCCCAACCAGCTACTATAAAATCGTTTGGATTATTCTGAAAACGAACAGCGCTTTGTACTCTACTTCCTTTGAACCAATATTCAATAGTCAACTCTGTACCACCACTTAATGTACTACCGACATTGTTTGGTAAAGCAACATAATCATCTATACCATCAAAATTTAAGTGAGTGGCAAGCTCTGCTACATAGACATTTATTGGTTTTCTTCTGCTTTCACAACCTCCTGCATCACTTTGAGTTACATAATAAGTAGTAATACCAATAGAATTTGTATTTGGTATTGGCGCTGTTGTACTTGGCATTCCTCCTGTATTTGACGTATACCATTTAAGGTCTGTTCCATTAGCAGACAACTCCGTCGAAACTTCTCCAACAGAGTAATAAACATCCTCTACAACTGGCTCCGTTGGCATCGATGCTTCTGGACTATTAACAGTAAACGTGAAATTCTCATAAATGAAATTAGATGAAGTGGTATTACCAATTTGCCATTTAATTAAAAATTGATCTATGGGCAATAAACCTGCTGGTATTGTAAAGGAACCACTCACAGGATTGTTAGTTACATTTATAGAATTTATTAAATTTTCACCAGTACTATTTACCGCATACATTTTAATAACTCCAGTAGCACCTGCCTCGAGATTAAATGTGTAATTGACATCAATATTTGTGTGACATTTTGAGAAATTTGAAAAATTTTCGATTTCGTACTCTTGTCCAGTTACCCAACTCGGTTGCTGATATATCCCAATGACCTTGCTGTATACATGATCGTAATTTTGCGCTACCGCAAAATTTAGACTTATAAAAGCCAATAAAAAAAAGTAAAGTTTAAATTTCATAGGTATTTGTTTAGATTAGTTTAATACTACTCAAAACTAAATCAAACTCTATGAAATACAAATAAACAGGGTTGAAGTGCAATATTATGTATGTGAATGACTTTTAATCGTTATAACTTACACTTAAACGATAAAATATTGTTTTCTGAATTGAATATTTAATATTGAAGAAAGTATATTAATATTAGGGTTAATGTCTTACAAACTTTTGAACTGCTTAGCAAAGGATCGAGACAAAGGAATTTCCACATTATCGATAACTACAGAAGAAGCTGATAGACGCTGAACCTTTTGTTTATTTACAACGAACGATCTGTGGGTTTGTTTAAATAATTCCGAAGGAAGATTATTCAACATTGCATTGAGAGATTGCCTGATGGTATATTTTTTTCTATCTGTAACAATGTGTACATAATTACCATCTGCATTTAGATATAAAATATCCGAATACTCTATATTAACAGTATCATAGCCATCTTTGAACCGAAAGGTCTGTATTTGTTTTTTCTGTAAAGCTAAATTTATGGATGCCAAAACATCTACTTTCTTAATTGGTTTTGTC
It contains:
- a CDS encoding EF-hand domain-containing protein, yielding MATKEIILNKIQILITNHFKTPEAAFAFFDENSDGKLSKSEIKELLKQAEISGFIRGMVAGKLIEGYDKDGDELIDWTEFKLAINEISDTNNK
- a CDS encoding LytR/AlgR family response regulator transcription factor, yielding MTNQNSIKILIVEDDIIIADYIAEILQDAHFKKIKIANDRENALLEMASFLPDIILMDINLSGVNSGIELSNLKNNNAIVIFVTGQYDFALMNEALKTNPDAYLTKPIKKVDVLASINLALQKKQIQTFRFKDGYDTVNIEYSDILYLNADGNYVHIVTDRKKYTIRQSLNAMLNNLPSELFKQTHRSFVVNKQKVQRLSASSVVIDNVEIPLSRSFAKQFKSL
- a CDS encoding LamG-like jellyroll fold domain-containing protein, encoding MKFKLYFFLLAFISLNFAVAQNYDHVYSKVIGIYQQPSWVTGQEYEIENFSNFSKCHTNIDVNYTFNLEAGATGVIKMYAVNSTGENLINSINVTNNPVSGSFTIPAGLLPIDQFLIKWQIGNTTSSNFIYENFTFTVNSPEASMPTEPVVEDVYYSVGEVSTELSANGTDLKWYTSNTGGMPSTTAPIPNTNSIGITTYYVTQSDAGGCESRRKPINVYVAELATHLNFDGIDDYVALPNNVGSTLSGGTELTIEYWFKGSRVQSAVRFQNNPNDFIVAGWGGGNPQFIVSTDGGVNGLEIGTTSEVEDNTWHHVACVWKKNDVFATYLDGVLQNSRPAADVNLPVFSGSVGNLGNLPGFSEYTNGNLDDVRIWNVARTAEQISASKNCELQGNETGLVAYYNFNQGYAEVANPSISSLTNATTNVNDATLTNFALSGSSSNWLAGSPVTTGSIIPSEATVTTAVIYTQGDIAQALTASIGTNGTGLLWYTSATGDTGSTTAPTPDTATVGSTSYWVSSTNANGCESERTEIIVAVVLPATHLNFDGVNDYVPLSTTPTNIPSGNSNYTIEAMINPSQIGDRGIVGWGDYGITNKTNAFRLTTTGLVNYWWANDLFIPYTFITNTWYHVAATYDGTTRSIYVDGVLIGSDTPTASSHNLTNTSNVTIGRTLNSEYFSGSIDEVRIWNVPRTAEQIKGSKNCELQGSETGLVVYYKFNQGSDASGNTSVLTLADASANANNGTLTNFDNRNNFKLGCWFSSNNRYNNSF
- a CDS encoding T9SS type A sorting domain-containing protein, giving the protein MITGTTSNWVAGSPVTTGTIIPSEASVSTPVIYNQGDTAAQLTATTGANGSGLLWYTTATGGTGTTTAPIPDTSTIGSTSYWVSSTNINNCESEREEIVVNVEETLGVEENELFSNIRVYPNPTNGLLNISNALEADFQISVYDINGRLLLSKTCEQTLNTMNISSLSNGMYLIKIKSEFGEISKRVIKF